From one Paenibacillus sp. FSL K6-1330 genomic stretch:
- a CDS encoding PRC-barrel domain-containing protein produces the protein MKLQEMIGLAVFDVENGKEIGKIHDFILDENWLITGLELEGKALFSSHVKSVSWEDIVAYGEDAVMIRSQEAVRKVGANDIPLTFLLGKRKLKEMQVLTEDGILLGRISDVYFEQEQGNTILGLEISDGFVSDLIEGRKWLPCTAEMAIGESAVMVPPMSEQRLEKAINSVNG, from the coding sequence ATGAAACTTCAAGAAATGATTGGACTGGCTGTATTCGACGTGGAGAACGGTAAGGAAATCGGCAAAATCCACGATTTTATACTAGATGAGAACTGGTTGATTACCGGGTTGGAGCTGGAAGGCAAGGCTTTGTTTTCCTCGCATGTGAAAAGCGTCTCATGGGAAGATATCGTAGCATACGGGGAAGATGCCGTCATGATCCGGAGCCAAGAGGCTGTCCGCAAGGTGGGCGCCAATGATATACCGCTTACGTTCCTTTTGGGCAAGCGCAAACTGAAAGAGATGCAGGTCTTGACAGAGGATGGTATCCTGCTCGGACGTATATCGGATGTTTATTTTGAGCAGGAACAGGGCAATACAATACTAGGGTTGGAAATATCCGATGGATTTGTCTCGGATTTGATCGAAGGTCGCAAATGGCTGCCTTGCACAGCGGAAATGGCTATCGGCGAAAGTGCCGTTATGGTACCCCCGATGAGCGAACAGCGTCTGGAAAAAGCCATTAATTCTGTGAACGGATAG
- a CDS encoding AI-2E family transporter: MEQLTENKWFRLLVWLMLGLISLYFVWLLRPLFLDVYRFLKAVLAPFLVAMIISYVLNPVVCMLSDRKVPRSMAVLLIYAVFLTSLTVILINMIPMLIRQLEELNEHLPELSMNAQSLMTNLDSRLLPPGVRTGVNSWFLQMESRLAGGISDFMDNIGNTINILFNVLIVPFLIFYILKDFEVFQRTAVSYLPRSRRKSIVTLLKEIDTALGNYVRGQFLVCLIIGVLAYVGYMIVGMPYALLLASIVAVFNIIPYLGPFLGAAPALVMASTISWKMVLLVAVVNMVCQTLESNVISPQVVGKKLHMHPLLIIFALLVGGQVAGTVGLILAVPVFAVIKVLLQHFFAYYVRRKSG, encoded by the coding sequence GTGGAACAGCTGACCGAGAACAAATGGTTTCGATTGTTGGTATGGTTAATGCTTGGACTCATCTCTCTTTACTTTGTCTGGCTGCTGCGTCCGCTGTTTCTGGATGTCTATCGATTTCTCAAGGCTGTCCTGGCGCCATTTCTGGTTGCCATGATCATATCTTATGTGCTCAATCCGGTAGTATGCATGCTCTCCGACCGTAAAGTTCCGCGTAGCATGGCGGTGCTGCTCATCTACGCTGTCTTTCTGACGTCACTTACCGTCATTCTGATCAATATGATTCCGATGCTGATCCGGCAGCTGGAGGAGCTCAACGAGCATTTGCCTGAATTATCGATGAACGCCCAGAGCCTGATGACCAATCTGGACAGCAGGCTGCTGCCCCCGGGAGTAAGGACAGGCGTCAACAGCTGGTTCTTGCAGATGGAATCAAGGCTGGCCGGGGGAATTTCGGATTTCATGGACAATATCGGCAACACCATCAACATCCTGTTTAATGTGTTAATTGTTCCGTTCCTGATCTTCTACATATTAAAAGATTTTGAGGTGTTCCAGCGAACCGCCGTATCCTATCTGCCGCGGAGCCGCCGTAAGTCGATTGTCACGCTGCTGAAAGAGATCGACACGGCCCTCGGGAATTACGTCCGCGGACAATTCCTGGTATGCTTAATTATCGGCGTACTAGCCTATGTAGGGTACATGATCGTGGGTATGCCTTACGCGCTGCTATTGGCAAGCATCGTGGCGGTGTTTAACATCATTCCCTATTTGGGCCCCTTTCTCGGCGCGGCTCCAGCGCTTGTGATGGCATCTACGATTTCCTGGAAGATGGTGCTGCTGGTGGCGGTGGTTAATATGGTCTGTCAAACGCTGGAGAGCAATGTCATCTCGCCGCAAGTGGTAGGCAAAAAGTTGCATATGCATCCGCTCCTGATCATATTTGCACTACTTGTCGGTGGACAGGTGGCAGGAACCGTAGGCTTAATTTTGGCTGTTCCTGTCTTTGCCGTCATCAAAGTGCTGCTGCAGCATTTTTTCGCCTATTATGTCAGAAGGAAATCCGGCTGA
- the alaS gene encoding alanine--tRNA ligase, with product MKASEIRSKWLEFFAEKGHNIEPSASLVPHNDPSLLWINAGMAPLKPYFDGRVKPENPRIANSQKCIRTNDIENVGKTRRHHTFFEMLGNFSIGDYFKEEVITWAWEFLTDKKWIGFDPEKLSVTVYPEDEEAFKLWNEKIGLPKERIIKLQENFWDIGEGPCGPCTEIFYDRGEGYDTDAPESEMFPGGENERWLEVWNLVFSQFNHNKDGSYTPLPNKNIDTGAGLERFASILQDVASNFDTDLFQPIIQKTAELAGVKYNEKTEYDIALKVIADHIRTVAFAVGDGVLPSNEGRGYVIRRLLRRAVRYGKVLGLDKPFMYTLTGTVGDIMGVYYPEVVEKRAFIEKVIATEEEQFHKTLSDGLNILADVSAEAKKQGKSVISGSDAFKLYDTYGFPFDLTEDYASEHGLTVDREGFDAAMKEQRDRARAARHETESMKVQGGVLSDYTVKSEFVGYNDTVSEAKVLAIVSGDSFADSVSEGETCQVILDVTPFYAESGGQVSDQGILEGASVRARVEGLFKAPHGQHVHFVTVELGELKVGDTVKAQVDSAMRNDIVKNHTATHLLHKALKEVLGDHVNQAGSLVEPQRLRFDFSHFGSITQEELADIERRVNEQVWKSIPVVIERKAIDEAKAMGAMALFGEKYGDIVRVVQVGDYSIELCGGCHVGNTSQIGIFKLLGESGIGSGVRRIEAVTGRYAYEHLEGQMDLLKQAAGLLKSNLADVPKRIEGLNQQVKDLARENESLQGKLGAIEASHLTDKVKQVGNTSLLAAEVQAGSMDGLRGIADELKGKLPETILVLGSKAGDKVNFVVAVPQDLVKQGYHAGKLVKEVASICGGGGGGRPDMAQAGGKDASKLAQALQHAEDLIARGV from the coding sequence ATGAAAGCTAGTGAAATCCGTTCCAAATGGCTAGAGTTTTTTGCAGAGAAAGGCCACAATATTGAGCCAAGTGCATCGCTTGTTCCGCACAATGACCCGTCCCTGCTTTGGATTAATGCAGGCATGGCTCCGCTCAAGCCTTATTTTGACGGGCGTGTGAAGCCGGAAAATCCGAGAATTGCGAACTCGCAGAAATGTATTCGGACTAATGATATTGAGAATGTCGGCAAAACCCGTCGTCACCATACGTTCTTCGAAATGTTGGGCAACTTCTCCATAGGGGACTACTTTAAAGAAGAAGTTATCACCTGGGCCTGGGAGTTCCTGACGGACAAGAAATGGATCGGCTTCGATCCGGAGAAGCTGTCTGTTACCGTGTATCCGGAAGACGAGGAAGCCTTCAAGCTTTGGAACGAAAAAATCGGTCTCCCGAAGGAGCGCATCATTAAGCTGCAGGAAAACTTCTGGGATATCGGGGAAGGACCTTGCGGACCTTGTACCGAGATTTTCTATGATCGTGGTGAAGGATACGATACGGATGCTCCGGAATCCGAAATGTTCCCAGGTGGTGAGAATGAACGCTGGCTGGAGGTATGGAACCTCGTATTCTCCCAGTTTAACCACAACAAGGACGGCAGCTATACACCGCTTCCGAACAAGAACATTGATACGGGTGCGGGACTCGAGCGCTTTGCTTCCATCCTGCAAGATGTGGCATCCAACTTCGATACCGACCTATTCCAGCCGATCATCCAGAAGACGGCAGAGCTTGCCGGCGTTAAATACAATGAAAAGACGGAATACGATATCGCGTTGAAAGTCATTGCCGATCATATCCGGACAGTTGCTTTCGCAGTAGGCGATGGCGTGCTGCCGTCCAACGAAGGCCGCGGTTATGTCATCCGTCGATTGCTCCGCCGTGCGGTTCGTTATGGAAAGGTGCTCGGGCTGGACAAACCATTCATGTATACTTTGACCGGAACCGTAGGCGATATTATGGGAGTATACTACCCAGAGGTCGTTGAGAAGCGCGCCTTTATTGAGAAGGTCATTGCAACGGAAGAAGAACAGTTCCACAAAACGCTCTCTGACGGCTTGAACATCTTGGCAGACGTGAGCGCAGAAGCGAAGAAGCAGGGCAAATCGGTAATCAGCGGCAGCGACGCGTTCAAATTGTACGATACGTATGGCTTCCCGTTTGATTTAACGGAGGATTATGCGTCCGAGCACGGATTGACCGTGGACCGTGAAGGCTTTGATGCCGCGATGAAGGAACAGCGTGATCGTGCTCGTGCGGCCCGTCATGAAACGGAAAGCATGAAGGTCCAAGGCGGCGTTCTTTCCGATTATACGGTTAAAAGTGAATTTGTTGGATATAATGACACCGTCAGCGAGGCTAAAGTGCTCGCCATTGTTTCCGGTGACAGTTTTGCAGACAGCGTCAGTGAAGGCGAGACCTGTCAGGTCATTTTGGACGTTACCCCGTTCTATGCCGAAAGCGGCGGCCAGGTCAGCGATCAGGGCATTTTGGAAGGCGCATCTGTACGTGCCCGAGTGGAAGGTCTCTTCAAGGCTCCGCATGGACAGCACGTGCATTTCGTAACCGTGGAGCTCGGCGAGCTTAAGGTGGGCGATACGGTCAAGGCGCAGGTGGATTCCGCTATGCGCAATGATATCGTTAAGAACCATACAGCCACACACCTTTTGCATAAAGCATTGAAGGAAGTTCTGGGCGATCATGTCAATCAGGCAGGTTCGCTTGTTGAACCGCAGCGTCTGCGCTTCGACTTCTCCCATTTCGGCAGCATTACGCAGGAGGAGCTGGCCGATATTGAGCGCCGCGTGAATGAACAGGTGTGGAAGAGCATTCCGGTCGTTATCGAGCGCAAGGCCATTGATGAAGCGAAGGCGATGGGTGCCATGGCATTGTTCGGAGAGAAATATGGAGATATCGTCCGTGTCGTCCAGGTCGGAGATTACAGCATCGAGCTGTGCGGCGGATGCCATGTAGGCAACACCTCCCAGATCGGAATCTTCAAGCTGCTTGGCGAGAGTGGCATCGGCTCCGGCGTTCGCCGCATTGAAGCCGTAACGGGCCGCTACGCTTATGAGCATCTGGAGGGGCAAATGGACCTGCTCAAGCAAGCCGCCGGCTTGTTGAAGAGCAATCTTGCGGACGTGCCGAAGCGGATCGAGGGCCTGAACCAACAGGTGAAGGATCTTGCCCGGGAGAACGAGTCCCTGCAAGGCAAGCTTGGAGCCATTGAGGCCAGCCATTTGACCGATAAAGTGAAGCAGGTAGGGAACACGTCGCTGCTTGCAGCTGAAGTACAGGCTGGCAGTATGGATGGACTCCGTGGCATTGCAGACGAATTGAAGGGCAAACTTCCGGAGACGATCCTCGTGCTCGGCTCCAAAGCGGGCGACAAGGTGAATTTCGTCGTAGCCGTTCCGCAGGACCTGGTGAAGCAAGGCTACCATGCTGGCAAGCTCGTTAAAGAAGTGGCTTCGATCTGCGGCGGAGGCGGCGGGGGCCGTCCGGATATGGCACAAGCGGGGGGCAAGGATGCTTCCAAACTCGCCCAGGCGCTGCAGCACGCTGAGGATCTCATAGCCCGGGGCGTGTAA
- a CDS encoding IreB family regulatory phosphoprotein has protein sequence MDSMDKTVKFNVKGDEKEASAQDILLSVYDSLVEKEYNPINQIVGYLLSGDPAYIPRHNNARSLIRKKERDELIEELVRFYLASHR, from the coding sequence ATGGACTCCATGGATAAGACAGTCAAGTTCAATGTAAAAGGTGATGAAAAGGAGGCTTCCGCCCAGGACATTCTACTTTCGGTATACGATTCGCTGGTAGAGAAGGAGTACAATCCGATTAACCAAATCGTAGGGTATCTTTTGTCCGGGGATCCAGCTTATATACCTCGGCACAATAATGCCAGAAGTTTGATCCGGAAAAAAGAGCGAGATGAATTGATTGAAGAACTGGTCCGGTTCTATTTAGCCAGTCACCGTTAG
- the ruvX gene encoding Holliday junction resolvase RuvX, translating to MKKIMGLDYGDRRIGVAISDVFGWTAQGVEVIERRRDEGELDRIATLVKDNEVGEIVVGLPKNMNGTIGPRGEICMEFASTLRESLSLPVHLWDERLSTVSAERTLLEADVSRKKRKQVVDKMAASLILQNYLDSKR from the coding sequence ATGAAGAAGATCATGGGATTAGATTACGGGGACCGCAGAATCGGTGTTGCCATAAGCGACGTGTTCGGATGGACGGCCCAAGGGGTTGAAGTTATCGAGCGCCGCCGTGATGAAGGCGAACTGGACAGAATTGCCACACTCGTCAAAGACAACGAGGTCGGTGAGATTGTGGTCGGCTTGCCTAAAAATATGAACGGCACGATTGGTCCGCGGGGCGAAATCTGCATGGAATTCGCAAGTACATTGCGAGAATCCCTATCCTTACCCGTTCACCTTTGGGATGAACGGCTATCAACAGTATCCGCTGAAAGGACATTGCTTGAAGCCGATGTCAGCCGAAAGAAGCGAAAACAGGTTGTAGATAAAATGGCGGCAAGCTTGATTTTGCAAAACTACTTGGATTCTAAAAGGTAA
- a CDS encoding DUF1292 domain-containing protein, with protein sequence MANEHIGMEEEPEIIYIPDDEGNEEEFEVIMKFEVDGSDAKYMMVVPRESADEETDEVYAFRYEEDGEDLKLFMIEDDEEWAIVEETFNTLVEELDGRDE encoded by the coding sequence ATGGCTAATGAGCATATTGGTATGGAAGAAGAACCGGAAATTATTTATATTCCCGACGATGAAGGCAACGAGGAAGAATTCGAAGTCATCATGAAATTCGAAGTGGATGGCTCGGATGCTAAATATATGATGGTCGTACCAAGGGAGTCTGCCGACGAAGAGACAGACGAGGTCTACGCCTTCCGTTATGAGGAAGACGGAGAAGACTTGAAATTGTTTATGATTGAAGATGACGAAGAATGGGCCATTGTTGAAGAAACCTTCAATACGCTCGTGGAAGAGCTGGACGGGAGAGACGAATGA
- a CDS encoding DUF1292 domain-containing protein, translating to MSDFSVENIVWTQVLKEAFGESVELEDEKGHIEVYDIAAEFEVDGQGYAILVQPDRTDEEYEVLRIVKGEDGGLQLATIDDDEEWENVSELYDELTFPEGDED from the coding sequence ATGTCTGATTTTTCGGTTGAGAATATCGTATGGACCCAAGTACTTAAGGAAGCATTCGGTGAGAGTGTAGAGCTTGAGGACGAAAAAGGCCATATCGAGGTTTATGATATTGCCGCCGAATTTGAAGTGGATGGTCAAGGGTATGCCATTCTGGTTCAGCCGGATCGAACCGATGAGGAGTACGAGGTGCTTCGTATCGTCAAGGGTGAGGACGGCGGATTGCAGCTGGCAACCATTGATGACGACGAGGAATGGGAGAATGTGTCGGAGCTCTATGATGAGCTGACGTTTCCCG